From the Dermochelys coriacea isolate rDerCor1 chromosome 26, rDerCor1.pri.v4, whole genome shotgun sequence genome, one window contains:
- the LZTS1 gene encoding leucine zipper putative tumor suppressor 1: MGSVSSLISGHSFHSKHCRASQYKLRKSSHLKKLNRYSDGLLRFGFSQDSSHNKSSSKGNKNEDFFYIKVSQKAHGSHRTDYTSLSSGDLGSQTGATGMDFGTPTPQKLMPFSNQLELGTEKGVIRPTAFKPVIPRSGAILHSSPENGSHISQQLHPPDKTKDQELKPMLCSGGLSDSGRNSMSSLPTHSTTSSYQLDPLVTPMGPISRFGGSAHNITQCTIVQESNMMSLKALSFSDSGNKILNPGKAAHHHEKASCIRSPISTDESTIQELEQKLLEREGELQELQCSFEEKEITSCQAYEEKQRRCKEELEGLKQKCNSKLKQTSQKMQRTQHVLHLQVFQLQKEKKQLHEELENLMKEQDLLQTKLRSYEKEKTSFAPALEETQWEVCQKSGEISLLKQQLKDSQMELNAKTSEILSLKAQLKDVRGKMEGLEMKTQDLEDSLRTKAMELEVCENELQRKRNESELLREKVNLLEQEITELRTELTILKEQRSNGRDGMVSASPAVGMMDDIQALQGEVEKLKVELKEERDKNEQMTSSFQHERQIWKEEKEKVIHYQKQLQQSYLHMYKRNQNMEKMLHQLAAGGDGKEPIDLDIHGTDVPYEDIIATEI, encoded by the exons ATGGGGAGCGTCAGTAGCCTCATCTCTGGCCACAGCTTCCACAGCAAGCACTGCCGGGCCTCCCAGTACAAGCTCCGCAAGTCGTCCCACCTGAAGAAGTTGAACAGGTATTCAGATGGGCTGCTGAGGTTTGGCTTCTCCCAGGACTCCAGCCACAACAAGTCGAGCTCCAAAGGCAACAAGAATGAGGACTTCTTTTACATCAAGGTCAGCCAGAAAGCCCATGGCTCCCACCGGACGGATTACACGTCACTTTCCAGCGGGGACCTGGGCAGCCAGACAGGGGCGACTGGCATGGACTTTGGCACACCCACTCCCCAGAAACTGATGCCATTTTCCAATCAGCTGGAACTG GGCACAGAGAAGGGCGTTATAAGGCCAACTGCCTTCAAGCCAGTGATCCCCCGCTCAGGTGCGATCCTCCACTCCTCTCCGGAAAATGGCAGCCACATCTCCCAGCAGCTGCACCCTCCAGACAAAACGAAGGATCAAGAACTCAAGCCCATGTTGTGCTCTGGAGGTTTGTCAGACTCCGGCAGGAACTCCATGTCCAGCCTCCCAACCCACAGCACCACCAGCAGCTACCAGCTGGATCCCCTGGTCACCCCTATGGGGCCCATCAGCCGCTTCGGGGGCTCAGCCCACAACATCACCCAGTGCACCATCGTACAAGAAAGCAACATGATGAGCCTCAAGGCGCTGTCCTTCTCCGACAGCGGCAACAAGATCCTCAACCCTGGAAAAGCTGCCCACCACCACGAGAAAGCCTCCTGCATCCGGTCTCCCATCTCCACAGATGAGTCCACCATCCAGGAGCTGGAGCAAAAACTgctggagagggaaggggaacTGCAAGAACTGCAGTGCAGCTTCGAGGAGAAGGAGATCACCTCCTGCCAGGCCTATGAGGAAAAGCAGAGGCGCTGCAAGGAAGAGCTggaggggctgaagcagaagtgCAACAGCAAGCTCAAACAAACCTCTCAGAAGATGCAGCGGACGCAGCACGTGCTGCACCTCCAAGTGTTCCAGTTGCAAAAGGAGAAGAAGCAGCTTCATGAGGAGCTGGAGAACCTCATGAAGGAGCAAGACCTGCTGCAGACCAAGCTGAGGTCCTACGAGAAAGAGAAAACCAGCTTTGCCCCAGCGCTGGAAGAAACTCAGTGGGAG GTGTGTCAGAAGTCTGGTGAAATCTCCCTCCTGAAGCAGCAGTTGAAGGACTCCCAGATGGAGCTCAATGCCAAGACAAGCGAGATCCTCAGCCTGAAAGCCCAGCTGAAGGACGTGAGGGGGAAGATGGAGGGACTGGAGATGAAAACACAGGATCTGGAAGATTCCCTTCGCACCAAGGCTATGGAGTTGGAGGTGTGCGAGAATGAGCTCCAGCGCAAGAGGAACGAGTCAGAGCTGTTGAGGGAGAAGGTGAACCTGCTGGAGCAGGAGATCACGGAGCTCCGGACGGAGCTGACCATCCTCAAGGAGCAGCGAAGCAATGGGAGGGATGGGATGGTCTCCGCCAGCCCAGCTGTGGGGATGATGGACGACATCCAAGCCCTGCAGGGGGAAGTGGAGAAGCTGAAGGTGGAgctgaaggaggagagagacaagaaTGAGCAGATGACTTCTAGCTTCCAGCATGAGCGACAGAtctggaaggaggagaaggagaaggtgaTCCACtaccagaagcagctgcagcagagctACCTGCACATGTACAAAAGGAACCAGAACATGGAGAAGATGCTCCATCAACTGGCTGCAGGGGGAGATGGCAAAGAGCCCATCGACCTGGATATCCACGGCACCGATGTCCCCTACGAGGACATCATAGCCACGGAGATCTAA